The following are encoded together in the Lathyrus oleraceus cultivar Zhongwan6 chromosome 3, CAAS_Psat_ZW6_1.0, whole genome shotgun sequence genome:
- the LOC127128885 gene encoding zinc finger A20 and AN1 domain-containing stress-associated protein 6-like, producing MVPLLCVNGCGFYGSSSNNNLCSKCYNDYLKENIEKSNDESFVFESTSSCSSMTPNTDSICEAMAATSLTDNQNIKTEKNRCKSCNKKVGLLGFNCRCGNVFCKMHRYPEEHACKVDLKKIGRQILDKQNPLCVSDKLEHRV from the coding sequence ATGGTTCCATTGCTTTGTGTCAATGGTTGTGGTTTCTACGGTTCTTCTTCAAACAACAATCTCTGCTCAAAGTGTTACAATGATTATCTCAAAGAAAACATTGAAAAGTCAAATGATGAAAGCTTTGTTTTTGAATCAACATCTTCTTGTTCTTCAATGACCCCTAATACTGATAGTATCTGTGAGGCTATGGCAGCTACTTCTCTTACCGACAATCAAAACATAAAGACAGAGAAAAATAGGTGCAAGAGTTGCAACAAAAAAGTGGGACTATTAGGATTTAATTGTCGTTGTGGAAATGTATTTTGTAAAATGCATAGATATCCTGAAGAACATGCATGCAAGGTGGATTTAAAGAAGATTGGTCGTCAAATATTAGATAAACAAAATCCTTTATGTGTGAGTGATAAATTAGAACACCGAGTTTAG